A region from the Candidatus Thiothrix putei genome encodes:
- a CDS encoding CHAT domain-containing protein: MLPIARAWMPFIISLLLSIVSTNSVSYASDLDCSQPPPPPAQPDDMNHQSALGRYYDQCLLDYDRAKQAFDRSLASAQQHLAPHDPTIAIAKLNRLRLELDWQKPWATPKAWDNLISALTEIETTLRGEARHAEALMLLADAHYYAALNTPLQRAAHINTAQHHYQSALKHQQPPAETAITHSNLANTYRLQEDYQQEAAHLTQVANLLASTKQQNTEAYTLNRYKQAENHRKQHHYSQAEPAYQDSLQRYQTFPPTLHRDKAIARIQLGLAETHLQQQRYAQAHTAIEHAAQFYLNTNTTKLNHGTLIAAQDDLQDRQRFARLQLRFSSHPATSRLTSSTLPAAFWAIQQLHGLERLQGLQQALMRLSIQNPEHRQSISDLWKTYKMLEDNAQYQASTHQAAESQRLQQALNEAEQQLQKTLPAYRQLAQAKPLALNPDNTLSNLRKGEALLAWVFERDPQTKEQLAYVFVAAHQRPAKLHALTLTPDFQQDIMRLRQAMTPQTSTLPDFDLQTAHRLYQTLFAPVVDDLQEIQHLIVVTDDELQHLPLHLLVTQAPTSRDYQQAAWLMQQYTFNYLPAVNALKSLRELPSPPSPDPRKRFLGIGAPLGRALSGAKAELEHQHQLLCTAHHANTDCRVLTAKDATEQALKQLIDPQKPETTFQIISFATHAAPHNTQDNTEAFLELGKTKDEDGRVTASEIMALTLDADIVLLSACSTGSISDTTQGMSSLVKAFFSAGSRQVLATAWDIDSPTTQTLMQALFTALPTTSTHWASALQHAMQHTLQKNAEHAHPFYWGAFQLYGLDG, translated from the coding sequence ATGTTGCCAATAGCCCGTGCTTGGATGCCATTCATCATCAGCTTACTGTTGAGTATTGTCAGCACAAATAGCGTGTCATACGCCAGTGATTTGGATTGCAGTCAACCGCCGCCGCCACCCGCTCAACCAGACGATATGAACCACCAATCGGCACTCGGACGCTATTACGACCAATGCTTACTCGATTACGACCGAGCCAAACAAGCCTTTGACCGCAGTCTGGCAAGCGCCCAACAACACTTAGCCCCACACGACCCGACTATTGCCATTGCTAAACTTAACCGCTTACGTTTGGAACTGGACTGGCAAAAACCTTGGGCAACGCCAAAAGCGTGGGACAACCTCATCAGCGCCCTAACCGAGATTGAAACAACACTACGTGGCGAGGCTCGCCATGCAGAAGCGCTCATGCTCCTAGCTGATGCGCATTACTATGCAGCGCTCAATACCCCCTTACAGCGTGCCGCCCACATCAACACCGCCCAACACCACTATCAAAGCGCTCTAAAACACCAACAACCCCCTGCTGAAACCGCCATCACACACAGCAATCTCGCCAATACCTACCGCTTACAGGAAGACTATCAGCAGGAAGCCGCTCACTTAACACAAGTAGCAAACCTACTGGCGAGCACCAAGCAACAAAACACCGAAGCCTACACCCTCAACCGCTACAAACAGGCTGAGAATCACCGCAAACAACACCACTATTCACAGGCGGAACCGGCTTACCAAGACAGTTTACAGCGTTATCAAACGTTCCCGCCCACACTGCACCGTGACAAAGCCATTGCCCGCATCCAACTTGGTCTGGCAGAAACCCACCTGCAACAACAACGCTACGCCCAAGCACACACGGCTATTGAGCACGCCGCACAGTTTTACCTCAACACCAACACCACCAAGCTCAACCACGGCACACTGATTGCCGCCCAAGACGATTTGCAAGACCGCCAACGTTTTGCCCGTTTGCAACTGCGTTTTAGCAGTCACCCAGCAACCAGCAGACTCACCTCAAGCACCTTACCGGCTGCATTTTGGGCTATCCAGCAATTGCACGGCCTGGAACGGCTGCAAGGCTTACAACAAGCCCTGATGCGCTTAAGCATCCAAAACCCCGAACATCGGCAAAGCATCAGTGACTTATGGAAAACCTACAAAATGCTGGAAGACAATGCGCAATACCAAGCAAGCACGCATCAGGCAGCCGAGTCACAACGTTTACAGCAAGCACTCAATGAAGCTGAGCAGCAACTGCAAAAAACCTTGCCAGCTTACCGCCAACTGGCGCAAGCCAAACCACTGGCTTTAAACCCTGATAACACCCTGAGTAACCTACGTAAAGGCGAGGCGTTGCTGGCGTGGGTGTTTGAGCGTGACCCGCAGACGAAGGAACAACTCGCTTATGTCTTCGTTGCCGCCCACCAGCGCCCTGCCAAATTACACGCCTTAACGTTAACGCCTGATTTTCAGCAAGACATCATGCGCCTGCGGCAAGCCATGACCCCGCAAACGTCAACGCTACCCGATTTTGATTTGCAAACCGCACACCGTTTGTACCAAACGTTATTTGCCCCAGTCGTCGACGATTTGCAGGAAATCCAGCACCTGATTGTGGTAACAGACGACGAATTACAACACCTGCCCTTGCATCTGCTGGTGACCCAAGCCCCGACCTCACGCGATTATCAGCAAGCCGCCTGGCTCATGCAGCAATACACCTTCAACTACCTGCCCGCTGTCAATGCCCTCAAGAGCTTGCGTGAATTACCCTCACCACCCTCACCGGATCCGCGCAAACGTTTTCTAGGCATCGGCGCACCACTGGGGAGAGCGTTATCAGGGGCGAAAGCAGAGCTGGAACATCAGCATCAACTGCTGTGTACAGCGCACCATGCCAACACCGATTGCCGCGTATTAACCGCTAAAGACGCCACAGAACAAGCGTTGAAACAGTTAATCGATCCCCAAAAGCCAGAAACCACCTTTCAAATCATCAGTTTTGCCACCCATGCAGCCCCCCACAACACACAGGACAATACCGAAGCCTTTCTGGAACTGGGAAAAACCAAGGATGAAGACGGGCGTGTCACCGCCAGTGAAATTATGGCGTTAACACTTGATGCCGATATAGTGCTGTTGTCTGCGTGCAGCACCGGCAGTATCAGTGACACCACACAAGGCATGTCATCACTGGTCAAAGCTTTTTTCAGTGCCGGTTCGCGGCAAGTGCTCGCCACCGCTTGGGACATTGACTCCCCCACCACCCAAACCTTGATGCAAGCACTGTTCACCGCATTACCAACCACGTCCACCCACTGGGCAAGCGCGTTACAGCACGCAATGCAACACACCTTGCAAAAAAATGCTGAGCACGCCCACCCATTTTACTGGGGCGCATTTCAACTTTATGGATTGGATGGCTGA
- a CDS encoding response regulator transcription factor, whose protein sequence is MENTGLRLLIVDDHPIVRDGFAAVLRDAGMQIVGMAGNGRDALALAAELLPDVILMDIHMPVMDGLRATQALAQQLPQIKVLMLTLEDSPEYAAKAMQAGAKGYMAKNNCDTDRLLHAIDTVQRGMFVSPYPPTTVSSSSPLTSRETEVLILVAKGKQSGEIARILKIETRTVETHRQNIRDKLGLRSVAELTRYALDHGLI, encoded by the coding sequence ATGGAAAATACGGGTTTACGTTTATTGATTGTGGACGACCATCCCATTGTTCGTGATGGTTTTGCGGCAGTATTACGGGATGCAGGAATGCAGATTGTGGGGATGGCGGGGAATGGGCGAGACGCTTTGGCACTGGCTGCGGAGTTACTTCCTGATGTGATTTTAATGGATATTCACATGCCGGTAATGGATGGGTTAAGGGCAACGCAAGCGTTAGCCCAGCAATTGCCGCAAATCAAAGTGCTGATGTTAACGCTGGAAGATTCCCCTGAATACGCAGCTAAAGCGATGCAGGCAGGGGCAAAGGGGTATATGGCAAAGAACAATTGTGATACGGATCGATTGTTACACGCCATTGATACTGTGCAGCGTGGTATGTTCGTCTCGCCGTATCCGCCAACAACGGTATCATCAAGCAGCCCCCTGACATCCCGCGAAACGGAAGTGTTGATATTGGTGGCAAAGGGCAAGCAAAGTGGTGAAATTGCCCGAATACTGAAGATCGAAACCCGCACGGTGGAAACCCATCGCCAAAACATTCGCGATAAATTAGGGCTACGCTCGGTGGCTGAACTCACACGCTATGCGCTGGATCATGGTTTAATTTAA
- a CDS encoding sigma-70 family RNA polymerase sigma factor has product MHNDDNTLKAYEQQLFQRFCQKERQADAEMQRTFGQRLWRYIRRSLIFNDIEAAENCLQDTWLILIDEYCGKALPDSGLWSVLHTVALRQARDTVRQQNSQKRKPSGGFVSFAADPDETHDNAIWSAHPDVDLLYQQSTPEAEYLGAEEDLKKQERLTLFKQAVAQLSEKQQLALHLKYTKELSVKEIAALTGEKYETVRNHLRLAKEHLKARLG; this is encoded by the coding sequence ATGCATAACGACGACAACACTTTGAAAGCGTATGAGCAGCAGTTGTTTCAGCGTTTTTGCCAGAAAGAGCGCCAAGCGGACGCAGAGATGCAGCGCACCTTCGGGCAACGCTTATGGCGCTATATTCGCCGCAGCTTGATTTTTAATGACATTGAGGCGGCGGAGAATTGCCTGCAAGATACTTGGTTAATCTTAATTGATGAATATTGTGGAAAAGCCTTGCCGGATTCCGGCTTGTGGTCAGTGTTGCATACAGTGGCATTGCGACAGGCGCGGGATACGGTTCGCCAGCAGAATAGCCAAAAGCGTAAGCCAAGCGGTGGCTTTGTGAGTTTTGCGGCTGATCCAGATGAGACGCATGACAACGCAATTTGGTCAGCACACCCTGATGTGGATTTGTTGTATCAACAAAGCACACCGGAAGCTGAGTATTTAGGTGCGGAAGAGGATTTAAAAAAACAAGAGCGCTTGACGTTATTTAAACAAGCCGTGGCGCAATTGTCTGAGAAACAGCAGCTTGCGTTACACTTAAAATATACAAAAGAGTTATCGGTCAAAGAAATTGCCGCGCTTACCGGGGAAAAGTATGAAACAGTGCGTAACCATTTACGGTTGGCAAAAGAACACTTGAAAGCGCGTTTAGGTTAA
- a CDS encoding histidine kinase: MLSVKALAWGLLGLLLVGSVAAESEPVPVVFGYATDASPISYGKMDRNGATADGFCGSLLAFLKSSGHDIPVENQYQISNAAQRFENFHKYLGSNRIGIQCGSDSLTQERITTQAGLKGEFSVPFFVARARLLIRRNKIQILYTNPNSLKIGIQKGSDKSPISTMVAVNAFFPTAQPPTEFVERTDAIANLLSDDENSIDAYIGDDIVLLDIFNTEIAQAKKQDSYSIESPMQGYSREEFAVVIYNAPREKDGSSALKKKIDKWIQAESGGRQAIIDALGKKGIPRHMLALKDNMSIAEALPYKAAEYGVNSHTVSALLGLLAEADETRFKESLALMEKSLTASDVDDGFWKSLLLAESLSWQRLLFWGLVLCSMVLMVGILMWFYFMRQRVVALPQTLLPEQPAPDVTYPDPDPDMMAKLKKVKRELHDKIKQDLVGTRMFAELALKNVHTSSAKSEEYLQKVMATINTSIADMRDISHVIDACIENKEENAHPYDLLEFLDNVEVRFEAKGIKIIRDIELDFFALPTTVAEMFFLIVRETIENVENHAHGVSRVLIRLQQKDGMFDLTIQDDGQGFDDETFKRSEGIGIKNMRERVASQGGTFEINGKMGVTIRVRIPEK, from the coding sequence ATGTTGAGTGTCAAAGCGCTTGCTTGGGGGTTGCTAGGTTTGTTGCTCGTGGGTTCTGTAGCCGCAGAATCTGAACCGGTTCCGGTGGTGTTTGGTTACGCGACCGATGCTTCGCCGATCAGTTATGGAAAAATGGATCGTAATGGCGCGACTGCTGATGGTTTCTGCGGTAGTTTATTGGCCTTTTTAAAAAGTAGTGGTCACGACATTCCTGTTGAAAACCAATACCAAATTTCTAATGCTGCACAACGGTTTGAAAACTTTCATAAATATTTAGGCAGTAATCGTATTGGAATTCAATGTGGCTCTGATTCATTAACTCAGGAACGTATTACTACACAAGCAGGGTTGAAGGGGGAGTTTTCTGTGCCTTTTTTTGTGGCACGCGCCCGCCTATTAATTCGGCGCAATAAGATTCAAATACTCTATACTAACCCCAATAGTTTAAAGATAGGCATACAAAAAGGCTCTGATAAATCACCGATTTCTACTATGGTCGCTGTTAATGCATTTTTTCCTACCGCTCAGCCACCAACGGAGTTTGTTGAGCGTACTGATGCGATTGCTAATTTGTTATCAGACGATGAGAACAGTATTGATGCTTATATTGGTGATGATATTGTTTTGTTAGATATTTTTAATACAGAAATAGCCCAAGCAAAGAAACAGGATTCGTATAGTATAGAATCTCCTATGCAAGGCTATTCCCGCGAGGAGTTCGCAGTTGTTATTTATAATGCTCCGCGTGAAAAAGATGGATCGTCAGCGTTAAAAAAGAAAATTGATAAATGGATTCAGGCTGAAAGTGGCGGTAGACAGGCAATTATTGACGCATTGGGTAAAAAAGGCATCCCGCGTCACATGTTGGCATTAAAAGACAATATGTCGATTGCTGAAGCCTTACCCTATAAAGCCGCAGAATATGGTGTTAATAGTCATACTGTCAGTGCTTTATTGGGACTGTTGGCTGAGGCAGATGAAACTCGTTTCAAAGAAAGTTTAGCTTTAATGGAAAAGAGCTTAACGGCTTCAGATGTTGATGATGGATTTTGGAAGTCATTACTGCTCGCTGAATCATTATCATGGCAGCGTTTATTATTTTGGGGGTTGGTGCTATGCAGTATGGTGCTCATGGTCGGTATACTCATGTGGTTCTACTTTATGAGGCAGCGCGTAGTGGCATTGCCACAAACCTTGTTACCTGAACAGCCTGCTCCAGACGTAACCTATCCTGACCCCGATCCCGATATGATGGCAAAGCTTAAAAAGGTTAAGAGGGAATTGCATGATAAAATTAAGCAGGATCTAGTGGGTACAAGAATGTTTGCTGAGTTGGCGTTGAAGAATGTGCATACCAGTTCGGCAAAAAGTGAAGAGTATTTGCAAAAAGTTATGGCGACTATCAATACGAGTATTGCAGACATGCGTGATATTTCTCATGTTATTGATGCCTGTATTGAGAATAAGGAAGAGAATGCTCATCCGTATGACTTGCTAGAGTTTCTGGATAATGTCGAAGTAAGATTTGAAGCCAAAGGGATCAAAATTATTCGTGATATTGAGTTGGATTTTTTTGCATTACCCACAACAGTTGCTGAAATGTTTTTTCTTATTGTTAGGGAAACAATAGAAAATGTTGAAAACCATGCTCATGGTGTGTCGCGGGTATTGATTCGCTTGCAACAGAAAGACGGTATGTTTGATTTAACTATCCAGGATGATGGACAAGGTTTTGATGATGAAACTTTTAAGCGTTCTGAAGGGATTGGTATTAAAAATATGCGCGAACGTGTTGCCAGTCAAGGCGGAACATTTGAGATTAATGGGAAAATGGGCGTGACGATTCGCGTTAGAATTCCAGAAAAATAA
- a CDS encoding cache domain-containing protein, with translation MVTSGDSRGLTPRKTKLSVRMKVLLLAIVPLLLLATVILLASQQLERDAIAQRQSVEQSLLTSKEKELTFLLDLAFAAIEPIMQDARLSETEKQTAVKRLFNEKLFFGEDGYFYVYDLQGVNLVHPVKPDFVGKNKLDLPVVPALLQQAQRQDGVVAYRWERPSTGLYEQKIGYARVLEPWQWVVGTGLYDVGAEVETHLQQVSTRIDNTFRYMLLLLVGAIVSLVLLVFWVNWHENRLADDHLRQLVHHFVRLQIEERRGFARELHDGINQLLVAVRFRIELAQRQLVKGDASYRDSLAVALETLDTTIKEVRQVSHSLRPALLDEMGLEVALESLTKQFQERTGIRVIRYWQIIPHELSEEVAIMVYRVVQEAFSNIERHAQATQVHLEVRQAPEQLLLTLRDDGKGFDPEHLQAGRGLGLLHMRERVELLGGQFQLHSSPQQGTRITAQLPLLFMDGRK, from the coding sequence ATGGTGACATCAGGCGACAGCCGTGGTTTAACCCCCAGAAAAACCAAGCTTTCAGTGCGCATGAAAGTTTTATTGCTGGCCATAGTCCCCTTGCTATTGCTGGCAACCGTGATTCTCCTCGCCAGCCAACAACTGGAACGTGATGCCATCGCGCAACGGCAATCCGTGGAACAGAGCTTGCTGACGAGCAAGGAAAAAGAATTGACGTTTTTGCTGGACTTAGCCTTTGCCGCCATAGAACCCATTATGCAGGATGCCCGGTTAAGCGAAACCGAGAAGCAAACAGCGGTGAAACGTTTATTCAATGAGAAACTGTTTTTTGGGGAAGATGGTTATTTTTACGTGTATGACCTCCAAGGGGTGAATCTCGTTCACCCTGTTAAGCCCGATTTTGTTGGGAAAAACAAGCTCGATTTGCCTGTCGTACCAGCGTTATTGCAGCAAGCACAGCGGCAAGACGGCGTGGTGGCGTACCGCTGGGAACGCCCGTCGACCGGGCTTTATGAACAAAAAATCGGCTATGCCCGTGTTCTTGAACCTTGGCAGTGGGTTGTCGGAACCGGGTTGTATGACGTGGGGGCGGAAGTCGAAACCCATCTCCAGCAGGTCAGTACCCGCATTGATAACACCTTTCGCTACATGTTGCTGTTGTTGGTGGGGGCGATAGTCAGCCTCGTGTTGTTGGTGTTTTGGGTGAATTGGCATGAAAATCGGCTGGCTGATGATCACTTACGGCAACTGGTACACCATTTCGTGCGGCTCCAGATTGAGGAACGGCGTGGGTTTGCGCGTGAATTGCACGATGGCATTAATCAGCTCTTGGTGGCGGTGCGGTTTCGTATTGAGCTGGCACAACGCCAACTAGTTAAAGGGGATGCCAGTTACCGCGATAGTTTGGCAGTTGCTTTGGAAACGTTGGATACCACGATTAAGGAAGTCCGGCAGGTGTCGCACAGTTTGCGCCCCGCCTTGCTGGATGAAATGGGTCTGGAAGTGGCTTTGGAGAGTTTGACCAAGCAATTTCAGGAACGTACCGGTATCCGGGTTATCCGTTATTGGCAAATTATACCGCATGAGTTGAGTGAAGAAGTGGCAATTATGGTGTATCGCGTGGTGCAAGAAGCCTTTTCCAATATTGAGCGCCATGCCCAAGCCACTCAGGTGCACCTTGAAGTTCGGCAAGCGCCGGAACAGTTGTTGCTGACCTTGCGGGATGATGGCAAAGGTTTTGACCCCGAACATTTACAGGCGGGGCGCGGTTTGGGATTGTTGCACATGCGTGAGCGGGTGGAATTATTGGGTGGGCAGTTTCAATTGCACAGTTCACCACAGCAAGGCACACGCATTACTGCGCAATTACCGTTACTATTTATGGATGGGAGGAAGTGA
- a CDS encoding IS66 family transposase, with product MNQLPRPTRESLQQLSHAELVELVLTLFDRIDQLTARVNELEAQLNKNSKNSHKPPSSDGLKRQPAQPRQLGQRPKGGQPGHKGHSLVMHPSPDHVEYYGVAGHCDCGLPLTEALIETGECRQQWDIPEPQIVVTEHRQLICTCGCGKVHKGEFPATLAPYISYGARLKAYTVGLVQGHFISLSRASEIVFDQYGVKPSDGSVQHWIGQASENLTATYTAIQNTISSSDVAHFDESGMRAQGKTQWLHVAATPEAVYYTAHARRGYEAMTAAGILPVFQGVAVHDHWKPYFRFDQVVHSLCGAHLLRELNYFDETLKHQWPAQLKQVLIDAKTAVAEAKDAQQTALSLEQMTELKQRYDQWVNHGLLIFPEQPKINPKQGKAKQDPARNLLCRLRDFKDSVLQFIQRFDVPFDNNLAERAVRPVKVKLKVAGGFRAMGGAEAFCVIRSVWETDKIQGRNPFESLRAVFG from the coding sequence ATGAACCAGCTACCCCGCCCAACACGAGAAAGTCTCCAGCAGTTAAGCCACGCCGAATTGGTGGAGTTAGTGTTGACGCTGTTTGACCGTATTGATCAGTTGACCGCCCGCGTGAATGAGCTGGAAGCACAGCTCAACAAAAACAGTAAAAATTCACACAAGCCCCCGTCATCGGATGGACTGAAACGCCAACCCGCACAGCCGCGTCAGCTTGGACAACGCCCAAAAGGTGGCCAGCCAGGTCATAAAGGGCATAGCCTCGTGATGCACCCATCACCCGATCACGTGGAATATTACGGTGTTGCCGGGCATTGCGACTGTGGTTTGCCGCTAACCGAAGCCCTGATTGAGACAGGTGAATGTCGGCAACAGTGGGACATTCCCGAACCCCAAATCGTGGTCACGGAACACCGCCAACTGATTTGCACGTGTGGTTGTGGCAAGGTTCATAAAGGCGAATTCCCGGCAACACTCGCCCCTTACATCAGTTACGGCGCACGTTTAAAGGCCTATACGGTGGGTTTGGTACAAGGTCATTTCATTTCGCTGTCACGGGCAAGCGAGATTGTATTCGACCAATACGGTGTTAAGCCTTCCGATGGCAGTGTGCAGCACTGGATCGGTCAGGCGAGTGAAAACCTGACGGCCACTTATACAGCTATTCAGAACACCATTAGTAGCAGCGACGTGGCTCACTTTGATGAAAGCGGAATGCGGGCGCAAGGCAAAACCCAATGGTTGCATGTAGCCGCAACACCCGAAGCCGTTTACTACACTGCCCATGCACGGCGCGGATACGAGGCCATGACAGCGGCGGGAATCCTGCCGGTATTCCAAGGCGTTGCGGTTCATGACCATTGGAAACCGTATTTCCGCTTTGATCAGGTGGTACACAGCCTTTGTGGGGCGCATCTGCTGCGGGAGTTGAACTACTTTGATGAAACCCTCAAACATCAATGGCCTGCACAACTCAAACAGGTCTTGATTGATGCTAAGACCGCAGTGGCTGAAGCAAAAGACGCGCAACAAACGGCATTGTCGCTGGAGCAAATGACTGAACTCAAGCAACGTTATGACCAATGGGTGAATCACGGACTGTTGATTTTCCCTGAACAACCTAAAATCAACCCTAAACAAGGCAAAGCCAAACAAGACCCCGCCAGAAACTTGTTATGCCGTCTACGTGACTTCAAGGATTCGGTGTTGCAGTTCATTCAGCGGTTTGATGTACCGTTTGACAACAATCTGGCTGAACGAGCCGTTCGACCCGTCAAAGTTAAACTCAAGGTGGCGGGTGGATTCCGCGCAATGGGCGGTGCGGAGGCTTTTTGTGTTATCCGTTCCGTGTGGGAAACCGACAAGATTCAGGGGCGAAATCCGTTTGAGTCTCTCAGAGCGGTTTTTGGATAG